The following proteins are encoded in a genomic region of Cryptococcus gattii WM276 chromosome I, complete sequence:
- a CDS encoding monosaccharide transporter, putative (Similar to TIGR gene model, INSD accession AAW45865.1), with product MPYLGLRGNSLLFAISATAGMGFCLFGIEDSSLGGVISSDPFQNRFHLDATGQGAVTGCFEIGCFFGGLAFAVLGERYARRIVLFIATVPLLIGTVLQVATYSTGQLAAGRVVAGLGFGAITSALPIWQNETSPAAMRGMLICASLSMLIVGQLIAYWAAYGLLQVYDDDRVYRIVFSLQGMAGVIMAFMLIFMPESPRYLLAHDKQDEARQVISALLDLPEDNPAVVGQIEEITKAIELEMASVKNWRDLFKGVHDAQGEKRRMLTAVVIQVCQPFSGSTVISYQEAVGLTPHTSALLSGYLQVWFLFASFGTWYLIEHAGRRNLFLVTAFFMSAVMFIMGGLLKMDTKSSGIGAAAMIFAYQGFFTWGWMAGVWAYSSEICPLSWRSKGMGLAVALQWLFDFVLLMVTPIGISNIGYGMFMLFGVFNLCFIPIVYFLCPETAGVTLEHIDEFYGPGKNPVKESSRIRKEMKEARKRQDDELERQEVAVSVMWEGKE from the exons ATGCCTTATCTCGGTCTGAGGGGTAATAGTCTTCTGTTTGCCATCTCGGCCACCGCCGGTATGGGCTTTTGTCTGTTTGGCATCGAAGATTCGTCTTTGGGAGGTGTCATCTCATCCGATCCCT TCCAAAACCGTTTCCATCTCGATGCTACTGGACAGGGTGCCGTCACAGGCTGTTTTGAAATTGGTTGTTTCTTTGGCGGTCTCGCCTTTGCCGTCTTGGGCGAACGCTATGCCCGACGCATTGTACTCTTTATCGCAACAGTACCTCTTCTAATTGGTACAGTCCTTCAAGTGGCTACATACTCGACAGGTCAACTGGCGGCTGGTCGAGTTGTGGCAGGTCTAGGCTTCGGTGCAATTACCTCAGCCCTACCCATCTGGCAGAACGAAACAAGCCCTGCAGCTATGAGGGGAATGCTTATATGTGCTAGTTTGAGTATGCTCATT GTCGGTCAGTTGATCGCTTATTGGGCTGCCTATGGTCTTCTGCAAGTCTATGACGACGATAGAGTATATCGTATAGTTTTCTCTTTACAGGGAATGGCCGGTGTTATCATGGCCTTCATGTTGATCTTTATGCCCGAATCTCCTCGTTATCTCCTCGCCCATGATAAACAAGATGAAGCTCGACAAGTGATCTCAGCTCTCCTCGACTTACCCGAGGATAATCCGGCGGTTGTTGGCCAAATAGAGGAGATCACGAAGGCCATCGAGCTCGAAATGGCCAGTGTCAAAAATTGGAGAGACCTGTTCAAGGGCGTCCACGATGCTcagggagagaagagacGAATGTTGACT GCCGTTGTAATACAGGTTTGCCAACCATTTAGTGGAAGTACAGTCATTTCCTA TCAAGAAGCCGTCGGTCTCACACCACATACCTCAGCACTTCTTTCGGGATATCTCCAAG TATGGTTCCTTTTCGCGAGCTTTGG CACATGGTACCTGATTG AGCATGCTGGTCGTCGAAACCTTTTCCTCGTCACCGCCTTTTTCATG TCTGCTGTAATGTTCATCATGGGGGGTCTTTTGAAGATGGACACCAAGTCCAGCGGTATTGGAGCTGCAGCCATGATTTTTGCATATCAAGG CTTCTTCACTTGGGGTTGGATGGCTGGCGTATGGGCTTATTCCTCTGAAATTTGTCCTTTGAGTTGGAGATCTAAGGGCATGGG ATTGGCAGTCGCACTCCAATGGCTCTTCGATTTCGTCCTTCTCATGG TTACACCCATTGGTATCAGCAACATCGGCTATGGCATGTTTATGCTCTTTGGTGTATTCAATCTCTGCTTCATCCCGATTGTGTACTTCCTGTGCCCAGAAACCGCAGGCGTTACTCTAGAGCACATCGACGAATTCTATGGTCCAGGAAAGAATCCAGTGAAGGAAAGTTCAAGGATTAGGAAGGAAATGAAGGAGGCCAGAAAAAGGCAGGACGACGAGTTAGAGAGACAGGAAGTAGCGGTTTCTGTTATGtgggaaggaaaagagtAA
- a CDS encoding uncharacterized protein (Similar to TIGR gene model, INSD accession AAW45866.1) has product MPKIAHVVLWKLKRPSALTNTSTEEVLAKAKEAINALKNVPGPESVHLGPPLLDARAKGFDYGLYSVFSSAEALQTYAVSEAHVKVVTENVRPNVEDVLAYDFVLE; this is encoded by the exons ATGCCCA AGATCGCCCACGTCGTGCTCTGGAAACTCAAGCGCCCTTCTGCGCTCACCAACACCTCCACTGAGGAAGTACTCGCCAAGGCCAAAGAGGCCATCAATGCTTTAAAAAATGTACCGGGCCCTGAGAGCGTACACTTGGGTCCTCCTTTATTGGATGCTAGGGCTAAAGGATTTGACTACG GCCTCTACTCTGTGTTTTCCTCTGCTGAAGCTCTTCAGACTTACGCTGTCTCTGAGGCCCACGTCAAGGTCGTCACTGAAAACGTTCGACCCAACGTCGAGG ACGTCCTTGCCTACGACTTTGTGCTTGAGTAA
- a CDS encoding uncharacterized protein (Similar to TIGR gene model, INSD accession AAW45867.1) produces MHPYGKLPQSQGTSNATSPPPPTAAPANGPPPNPLRPSYGLVTDRDRDRERQTLGNPYSYPSPLQRPDQPSSSSSSHLPQQRHQHHHHHHHHPSGASSTGSTPRDERTNPYIPPPPGASAGRKPDMLGVGLGAGLGRLSGGYGLFGNSPFREQEMRDKERQERIQRERERDLKPPAPTSPTQRASISTTPGNSYPHPSLPPSPTNTIRSGLPASTPGTGKPSISPQLPPTSAGSASGSRPSLPLPNFSSLGSRSLPSPFERDTGERSTSGSAHPSPAVTSTQEVPPAVAGHARSLSNSSTREIPGLPGNEQSPPKPSAPSTARSLYASGPPPLSGSKGNGTREIQRSPVTRAPTAASPREPPRDIISPPVAASAAKPPPSQAPVAGGPPSGAPASGRGPYTSSYAYPSNPAYAGSFGGFGLSSFGGYGAFGGPRWDHDREREARETREARERAERDGRRDEEDKRKKEIERQREKEREEREREKWKAAREQDQRERERRNSLSTPSAAPGSGAAAAKPSDPYRRSAGLFEGKPSSGYTRHIEVLNHPDPSAQPVTAPQNATNPGYERETSVIQQVAPTREPRPYGYKPEPVARETPPAQPPIREPTANQMPRESLSSTASRETRPEREYYQTIPASAPVAPPIPVTLPIHPPREKRSRMDAVVEDAQVAHQAQQAQRRSSQAKSKRRKMEEEKMAQAHHGMGHSHASYGTHHAHGRHSPMMDKRDFTSLTQLPQKRVEVSSAPVEAWLKGLPSLSRVIGTIDYTGKPFTLAKTGLVKPENEGGVIVVRIGGGFLGRGWRVRGEPGWEDASTKQVGNVVCGAKDPERACWGTDVYTDDSDLGLILVHAGWIRWSALPSLQSPQDRKKDEQEFINVTVRLVPRLVRYTGTERNGFKTRGWGNGHDGSSVVVERVERVKIDRKYLASRKRKARISEWAHQRALVCPVPSSKQEDEEVKETILLTTTVPTESLILSAISVGRKDAAVSGAFKYSPDVLKGWLDVPIEGDELDKSLWEYKLILEGSGETYQISMNKESTYKYPLVNLIQLLPSDTAPKEIFASHPALGIYLLDEGVAAQIQGEKGMLFRVGKFRWEKLKEEEIGAWMKEEEEAVPAAEEIIDDVPVEEERESAPQEDKGEMAVDTPEVNGSNAINGDVHMKEEQMDVDGY; encoded by the exons ATGCACCCTTACGGAAAACTCCCACAGTCGCAGGGAACTTCCAACGCGACAAGCCCGCCGCCTCCGACAGCCGCACCTGCAAATGGCCCCCCTCCCAACCCTCTCAGACCAAGCTACGGCCTTGTAACAGACAGAGATAGGGACAGAGAGAGGCAGA CTCTAGGAAACCCATACTCGTACccttctccacttcagCGCCCTGACCAGCCATCCTCATCCAGTTCATCCCATTTGCCCCAGCAAAGGCATCAACAccaccatcaccatcaccatcatccATCAGGCGCATCCTCAACAGGCAGCACTCCACGAGATGAACGCACGAATCCTTATATACCTCCTCCACCCGGTGCAAGCGCGGGTCGTAAACCCGATATGCTCGGCGTCGGTCTCGGGGCGGGGCTGGGCAGGCTGAGCGGCGGCTATGGGCTGTTCGGAAATAGTCCTTTTAGAGAGCAGGAAATGCGAGACAAAGAGCGTCAAGAGCGAATTCAGCGTGAACGAGAGCGCGACTTGAAGCCACCCGCGCCAACATCTCCTACTCAACGAGCATCGATTTCGACGACTCCAGGGAACTCCTATCCgcatccatctcttcctccatccccCACCAACACGATCCGTAGCGGCCTACCCGCCTCGACGCCAGGAACAGGTAAACCCTCAATCTCACCTCAGCTCCCACCAACCAGCGCCGGTTCCGCTTCCGGTTCTCGACCGAGCCTTCCGCTTCCAAacttttcttctcttggCTCTCGctctctcccttctccgTTTGAACGTGACACTGGGGAACGATCGACCAGCGGCAGCGCACACCCGTCTCCTGCTGTGACTTCAACTCAGGAAGTACCTCCTGCCGTAGCTGGACATGCTCGCTCATTGAGTAATTCAAGCACTCGTGAGATTCCTGGTTTGCCTGGCAATGAGCAGAGCCCGCCCAAGCCTTCTGCGCCAAGCACCGCTCGATCACTTTATGCAAGCGGACCTCCGCCATTGAGCGGTTCAAAGGGGAACGGGACTCGCGAGATCCAGCGATCTCCCGTTACAAGAGCCCCCACAGCTGCTTCTCCTCGCGAACCGCCTAGAGACATCATCTCACCTCCTGTTGCTGCTTCTGCCGCAAAGCCGCCACCTTCGCAAGCGCCTGTAGCTGGAGGACCTCCGTCTGGCGCTCCCGCGTCAGGTCGTGGACCGTACACCTCATCTTATGCGTACCCGTCAAACCCTGCTTACGCTGGTTCTTTTGGAGGGTTTGGTCTGTCCAGTTTTGGTGGCTATGGAGCGTTTGGCGGACCACGATGGGACCATGATCGTGAGCGTGAAGCAAGAGAGACTCGCGAAGCACGAGAAAGGGCTGAGAGAGATGGGAGGcgagatgaagaagataaaCGAAAAAAGGAAATCGAAAGGcagagggagaaggagagggaggagagggaacGGGAAAAGTGGAAGGCCGCCCGAGAGCAAGATCAACGTGAGCGGGAACGAAGGAATTCCTTGTCCACTCCTTCTGCAGCTCCTGGTTCCGGTGCTGCTGCCGCCAAACCGTCTGATCCGTACAGGCGCAGTGCTGGGTTATTTGAAGGCAAGCCGTCATCAGGCTACACGCGACATATTGAAGTTCTCAATCATCCGGATCCTAGTGCCCAACCTGTAACGGCTCCCCAAAATGCCACCAATCCTGGTTACGAGAGGGAGACATCAGTGATTCAGCAAGTAGCTCCAACTCGTGAGCCGAGGCCTTATGGGTACAAGCCCGAGCCAGTCGCTCGTGAAACACCTCCTGCCCAGCCGCCTATTCGCGAACCAACAGCCAATCAAATGCCGCGTGAGAGCTTGAGCTCCACAGCCAGTCGTGAAACACGTCCTGAAAGGGAGTACTACCAGACCATTCCTGCTTCTGCTCCCGTAGCTCCCCCTATCCCTGTCACTCTGCCCATTCATCCCCCCAGAGAAAAGCGGAGCCGCATGGACGCTGTCGTTGAAGATGCTCAGGTTGCGCACCAGGCGCAACAGGCTCAACGAAGAAGTAGCCAGGCAAAGAGCAAGCGCCGcaagatggaggaggaaaagatggCTCAGGCCCACCATGGTATGGGCCACTCACATGCTTCGTACGGTACTCACCATGCCCACGGACGACATTCGCCAATGATGGACAAGCGTGACTTTACCTCCCTCACGCAGCTTCCACAGAAGAGGGTCGAGGTATCGTCCGCGCCTGTTGAAGCGTGGCTCAAAGGTCTCCCTTCCCTATCGAGGGTGATCGGTACAATCGACTACACTGGTAAGCCATTCACTTTGGCCAAAACAGGTCTAGTGAAACCCGAAAACGAAGGCGGTGTTATCGTCGTCAGGATTGGTGGAGGTTTCTTGGGTAGAGGTTGGAGAGTAAGAGGTGAACCAGGTTGGGAAGATGCAAGCACCAAACAAGTGGGCAACGTCGTCTGCGGTGCCAAGGATCCAGAGCGAGCGTGCTGGGGTACAGATGTTTATACTGATGACTCTGATCTTGGTCTTATCCTTGTCCACGCCGGATGGATAAGATGGTCAGCTTTGCCGTCTTTACAGAGTCCCCAGGATAGGAAGAAGGACGAGCAAGAGTTTATCAATGTGACAGTACGACTTGTGCCGAGGCTGGTCAGATATACCGGGACCGAGAGGAATGGGTTCAAGACACGGGGATGGGGCAATGGGCATGATGGGAGCAGTGTTGTTGTTGAAAGGGTAGAGCGTGTCAAG ATTGACCGAAAGTACTTGGCGTCACGTAAACGCAAGGCTCGCATTTCCGAATGGGCGCACCAGCGGGCCCTCGTCTGTCCTGTTCCATCATCAAAAcaagaagacgaagaggtGAAGGAAACTATCCTTCTCACCACTACTGTACCTACTGAGTCTCTGATCCTCTCTGCCATCAGTGTCGGTAGAAAGGACGCCGCAGTCTCCGGTGCGTTCAAATACAGCCCTGACGTGTTGAAGGGATGGTTAGATGTGCCAATCGAAGGCGATGAGTTGGACAAGAGTCTCTGGGAGTACAAGCTCATCCTCGAGGGATCCGGTGAAAC ATACCAAATATCCATGAACAAGGAGTCAACATACAAATACCCGCTCGTCAATCTCATtcagcttcttccttctgaTACAGCACCCAAAGAAATCTTTGCATCCCATCCGGCATTGGGAATCTATCTTTTGGATGAAGGCGTCGCTGCGCAAATACAAGGGGAGAAAGGAATGCTTTTCAGAGTTGGGAAATTCAGGTGGGAAAAGctgaaggaggaggaaatAGGAGCATggatgaaggaagaggaagaggcggTGCCAGCTGCTGAAGAGATTATCGATGACGTTCCtgtggaggaagagagagaatCAGCTCCTCAGGAGGATAAGGGCGAGATGGCTGTGGATACGCCGGAAGTGAATGGTAGCAATGCTATCAACGGGGATGTTCACatgaaagaagagcaaATGGACGTCGATGGTTATTAA